The proteins below come from a single Papaver somniferum cultivar HN1 chromosome 11, ASM357369v1, whole genome shotgun sequence genomic window:
- the LOC113323840 gene encoding probable carboxylesterase 13, which yields MEKNEIVYEFKPFLRVYKDGRKERIFVRKSIPPSMEDPKTGVSSKDVIVTPENGVPSRIYLPKLTQQQEQLNKRFPLLLYFHGRGFCAESPSSPTYHNYVSSLVAEANVVAVSVGFRLVPEHHLPVAYDDSWGDIEWVLSHSTGHGSENWLNNYVDYNRVFMAGDSSGANISHNMAMRLARTHQEKQVLHGFQFSGVVLIHPYFWDVKPIGSEKKHMSKKILADGLWPIIYPASSGYDDPLINPCKDTNLSSLGCRRLLVFVAEEDLVRDRGWLYYETLRNSKWNGVVEIMESQGEDHVFHLLNPDSEKAVKMKELVVSFLNHQEHIPSRI from the coding sequence atgGAGAAGAATGAAATTGTTTATGAATTTAAACCATTTTTAAGGGTTTACAAAGATGGTCGAAAAGAGAGGATTTTTGTCAGAAAATCTATTCCACCATCTATGGAAGACCCAAAAACAGGTGTTTCATCAAAAGATGTTATAGTTACACCTGAAAATGGTGTTCCTTCAAGAATCTATCTCCCTAAATTAACCCAACAACAAGAACAGCTCAATAAACGGTTTCCACTTCTCCTTTACTTCCATGGACGAGGTTTTTGTGCTGAGAGTCCTTCATCTCCAACTTACCATAACTATGTTAGTTCTCTAGTTGCGGAGGCTAACGTGGTTGCCGTGTCAGTAGGTTTTAGACTAGTACCTGAACACCATCTTCCTGTTGCCTATGATGATTCCTGGGGAGACATAGAATGGGTACTTTCTCACTCTACAGGACACGGTTCTGAGAACTGGTTGAACAACTATGTCGACTACAACCGAGTATTCATGGCTGGCGATAGCTCGGGTGCTAACATTTCGCACAACATGGCTATGCGGCTGGCTCGAACTCATCAAGAAAAACAAGTGCTGCATGGTTTTCAGTTTTCTGGCGTTGTTTTGATTCATCCTTATTTTTGGGATGTGAAACCCATTGGTTCCGAGAAGAAACATATGAGTAAGAAGATATTAGCGGACGGACTTTGGCCGATTATATATCCAGCATCGTCTGGTTATGATGATCCACTTATCAACCCCTGCAAAGACACTAACCTTTCAAGCTTAGGATGCAGAAGGTTACTAGTTTTTGTTGCAGAGGAAGACTTAGTCAGGGACAGAGGCTGGTTGTACTATGAAACATTAAGAAATAGTAAATGGAATGGTGTTGTTGAGATTATGGAGTCACAAGGGGAGGATCATGTGTTCCATCTGCTTAACCCTGATTCTGAAAAGGCCGTGAAGATGAAGGAATTAGTGGTTTCTTTCCTCAACCATCAGGAGCATATTCCCAGTCGGATCTAA